One window from the genome of Trabulsiella odontotermitis encodes:
- a CDS encoding RAQPRD family integrative conjugative element protein, which yields MRHTTIILAMLLPVLPVLTCQASEKDELALVMRQLDQVQAGLDRARVVANQNQDARFYFDYQQATRDISTMRQGISTYLEPSRAQPTAPSTLVTGQYRAEEPSWR from the coding sequence ATGCGTCACACCACAATCATCCTGGCAATGTTATTGCCCGTTCTGCCGGTGCTGACCTGCCAGGCGTCAGAAAAAGATGAGCTGGCACTCGTGATGCGCCAGCTGGATCAGGTTCAGGCTGGCCTTGATCGCGCCCGCGTCGTAGCCAATCAGAATCAGGACGCTCGCTTTTATTTCGACTATCAGCAGGCAACCCGTGACATCTCAACGATGAGGCAGGGCATATCCACTTATCTCGAGCCGTCGCGCGCGCAGCCAACAGCACCCTCCACTTTAGTCACCGGGCAGTACCGTGCTGAGGAGCCCTCATGGCGATGA
- a CDS encoding TIGR03758 family integrating conjugative element protein, whose protein sequence is MAMNGSQLNGWSAGTGSSLTPGQLNLLILGTLAIVVLLFSAWALVQAYRGLVSKSVTFRQFNELLIRLIVLYLLTLFLFFH, encoded by the coding sequence ATGGCGATGAATGGCTCTCAGCTAAATGGATGGAGTGCGGGCACCGGAAGCAGCCTCACGCCCGGGCAACTGAACCTCTTGATCCTCGGTACGCTCGCCATCGTCGTTCTCCTTTTCAGCGCATGGGCACTGGTGCAGGCCTACCGTGGCCTGGTCAGTAAATCAGTGACGTTCAGGCAGTTCAATGAGCTGCTAATTCGACTGATTGTGCTTTATCTGCTGACCCTGTTTCTGTTTTTCCACTGA
- a CDS encoding TIGR03745 family integrating conjugative element membrane protein has product MKFTFFRHFRSAYSRAGYLLLTGLLTASQAMADLPAVEQPTSGGGGGTYNTVMGYIKMGALAIGLLVCVGAFFAVAHAVITAFHDIRRGKGEWTQFLVYLVVGIILILLVIYLATKASDIL; this is encoded by the coding sequence ATGAAATTCACTTTCTTCAGGCATTTTCGTTCTGCCTATTCCCGTGCGGGATATTTGTTGCTTACCGGTCTCTTAACTGCAAGTCAGGCTATGGCAGACTTGCCAGCTGTTGAACAGCCAACATCTGGAGGCGGTGGCGGAACCTACAACACCGTTATGGGCTACATCAAAATGGGGGCACTTGCGATAGGGCTTCTCGTATGTGTCGGTGCTTTTTTTGCCGTAGCGCATGCCGTGATTACCGCATTTCACGATATCCGTCGTGGTAAGGGGGAATGGACTCAGTTCCTGGTCTATCTGGTTGTCGGCATCATCCTCATCCTTTTGGTTATTTACCTCGCAACTAAAGCTTCAGATATCCTGTAA
- a CDS encoding TIGR03750 family conjugal transfer protein, with amino-acid sequence MAVIDFLPDRLNNPPVVWKGFTSGEFVLAAVIGVIAGIPLAIPLALVPFVGWLAFPTCMLLMPLLVIFFGGNWIASYKRGKPENYIWQRLEELRCRARMSRTMILDSRAWELKRTKPVPLMRGGKV; translated from the coding sequence ATGGCCGTCATTGATTTCCTCCCTGACAGACTGAACAACCCCCCCGTGGTCTGGAAAGGGTTCACATCCGGGGAGTTTGTGCTGGCGGCCGTCATCGGTGTTATTGCCGGTATCCCTCTGGCAATACCGTTAGCTCTGGTTCCTTTTGTCGGATGGCTGGCTTTTCCGACGTGCATGCTGCTGATGCCTCTGTTGGTCATTTTTTTTGGCGGCAACTGGATTGCCAGCTACAAGCGCGGTAAGCCAGAAAATTATATCTGGCAACGTCTGGAGGAATTGCGCTGCCGTGCACGTATGTCCCGAACCATGATTCTGGATAGCAGGGCGTGGGAACTTAAACGAACGAAACCTGTTCCGTTGATGCGCGGAGGGAAAGTATGA
- a CDS encoding PFL_4703 family integrating conjugative element protein, with protein MSRFRNGITARDNHIISLRIACVLLALGLFVTSLGWMRAPSELTIHNPPDLRSGSTRKWWEVPPSTVYSFAFYIFQQLNSWPKNGEADYTAKIAQMSPYLTPSCQDFLNKDAEMRKNNDELRDRVRVVYEIPRRGYSNRSVTIIDEDHWVVRLDLVADEYFHTEPVKRALARYPMKVVRWEGDPERNPFGLALDCYDSAPQRLEAISLPEPEQKSGAFN; from the coding sequence ATGAGTCGTTTTCGTAACGGTATAACCGCCCGCGATAATCATATTATTTCGCTACGTATCGCTTGTGTTTTGCTGGCTTTGGGACTGTTCGTCACCAGTCTGGGATGGATGCGAGCACCCTCGGAGCTGACAATTCACAACCCACCTGACCTGCGTTCCGGCAGTACCCGAAAATGGTGGGAGGTCCCGCCATCTACGGTTTACAGTTTTGCTTTTTACATTTTTCAGCAACTGAATTCCTGGCCGAAAAATGGGGAAGCTGACTACACAGCCAAAATTGCCCAAATGAGCCCGTATTTGACGCCGTCCTGTCAGGATTTTCTCAATAAGGACGCCGAGATGCGCAAGAATAATGACGAGCTGCGCGATCGTGTACGCGTGGTATACGAAATCCCCCGTCGTGGTTACAGTAACCGCAGCGTGACCATCATTGATGAAGATCATTGGGTGGTACGGCTGGACCTGGTAGCTGACGAATATTTCCATACCGAACCCGTTAAGCGTGCCCTGGCGCGTTATCCAATGAAAGTGGTTCGCTGGGAAGGTGACCCAGAGCGAAATCCGTTTGGACTGGCACTGGATTGCTATGACAGCGCGCCACAAAGACTTGAGGCGATCTCCTTGCCTGAGCCAGAACAAAAGTCGGGAGCATTCAATTGA
- a CDS encoding TIGR03749 family integrating conjugative element protein, producing MKKFSVILLTLVLVSAGARAVELMKWERIPLQIPLTVGQERIVFVNKNVRVGFPPTLNDKLRIQSSGGVVYLDAKEAFPVTRLELQNKENGEILLLDVSAAPGKTTREPVKIVYDGEVATASATDKQTVSSDGDSAGRQSSAEANAESRRPAKLNAPLPVVLTRYAAQNMYGPLRTVEPVPGVSQVSLKLPPRITTLMPSESVSVTPMAAWSLQGSSVIALQVRNRSAVKVILDPRSLQGQFTTATFQHRWLGRAGTPEDTTVLYLVTTGRPESAFIAEQRLPESEGKESKRSNRGAHK from the coding sequence TTGAAAAAATTCTCAGTGATCCTGCTGACCCTGGTACTGGTCTCAGCCGGAGCTCGTGCTGTTGAGCTTATGAAATGGGAACGGATACCTTTGCAGATTCCCCTGACTGTAGGGCAGGAGCGAATCGTTTTTGTAAACAAAAACGTGCGAGTGGGGTTTCCGCCCACACTCAACGACAAGCTGCGTATTCAAAGCTCCGGAGGTGTAGTTTATCTCGATGCGAAAGAAGCCTTTCCGGTGACGAGACTGGAACTTCAGAACAAGGAAAACGGGGAAATACTTCTACTTGATGTTTCTGCTGCCCCCGGTAAAACCACGCGGGAACCTGTCAAAATTGTCTACGACGGAGAAGTGGCTACCGCTTCGGCGACCGATAAACAGACGGTCAGCAGTGATGGGGACAGTGCCGGCCGTCAGTCGTCGGCAGAGGCAAATGCAGAAAGCCGGAGGCCCGCAAAACTCAATGCGCCGCTGCCCGTTGTCCTGACTCGTTATGCCGCACAGAACATGTATGGACCGTTGAGAACGGTAGAGCCCGTACCGGGAGTAAGTCAGGTTTCACTGAAGCTTCCTCCCCGGATCACCACACTTATGCCCTCTGAGTCCGTCAGCGTCACGCCGATGGCTGCCTGGAGTCTGCAGGGCAGCAGTGTAATTGCGCTGCAGGTGCGTAACCGATCAGCAGTAAAGGTCATCCTCGATCCTCGTTCGCTGCAAGGTCAGTTTACTACTGCGACTTTCCAGCACCGTTGGCTGGGGCGTGCCGGTACACCGGAAGACACGACAGTTCTATATCTGGTTACTACAGGACGTCCCGAAAGTGCCTTTATTGCTGAACAGCGTTTACCCGAATCTGAAGGAAAGGAGAGTAAGCGGAGTAACCGAGGAGCACATAAATGA
- a CDS encoding TIGR03752 family integrating conjugative element protein — translation MKKPASNLLVKIAVPVVVVGAIMIGVKSCTDKNDKNEAGQKTSNVALKDLTPEDLKALGVEGDTAQDTLRTLVGSYRKVQGRLDSLESDNKTLADENKELKKNSTNVDQQISQAVGQVRSEEAQKRAQLSSQVTDLSSQVNQLLDQLKNGSSGLTAGNKGNVAGSDIPVGLGYDNGLTGGTGNLSQTDGNGLQWVEPKDGIATDANGRPVSDKNSNNATGFSFATSFGAAGDAARQATSAVSTTVQNNIPGSEKNAAPVYTLPENSTLVGSRAMTALLGRIPIDGKVTDPYPFKVMIGKDNLTANGIELPDVQGAIVSGTATGDWTLSCVRGAITSITFVFTDGTVRTLPSPEGQGSNGGNQNSQGGNNSSIGWLSDDNGIPCISGTRKSNASTYLPTIAALAAASAAGDAVAENQNTSQTNGYGGVTSTLTGDAGQAVLGKALSGGMRETVDWVKARYGQTFDAIYVPPGQKVALHITRQLAIDYEEKGRKVKYDDFSLAGSSTGMD, via the coding sequence ATGAAAAAGCCTGCTTCAAACCTGCTTGTGAAAATTGCTGTTCCCGTCGTAGTGGTGGGCGCCATCATGATTGGGGTTAAATCCTGTACAGATAAAAACGATAAAAATGAAGCAGGCCAGAAAACCTCTAATGTCGCCCTGAAGGACCTTACACCAGAAGATCTCAAAGCGCTGGGTGTGGAAGGTGACACCGCGCAGGATACTTTGCGTACCCTGGTTGGTAGTTACCGTAAGGTTCAGGGGCGCCTTGACAGCCTTGAAAGCGATAATAAAACGCTTGCTGATGAAAATAAGGAGCTGAAAAAAAATAGCACCAATGTTGATCAGCAAATCAGCCAGGCTGTGGGGCAAGTTCGTTCCGAAGAGGCTCAAAAACGTGCACAACTGAGTTCTCAGGTTACTGATCTGAGTTCGCAGGTGAACCAACTTCTTGACCAACTCAAAAATGGCTCCTCCGGCTTAACGGCAGGAAATAAAGGTAACGTTGCAGGCAGCGATATTCCAGTGGGACTGGGTTATGACAATGGACTGACCGGAGGCACGGGAAATCTATCTCAAACAGATGGCAACGGGTTGCAATGGGTTGAGCCGAAAGATGGTATTGCCACGGATGCGAATGGTCGACCTGTCTCAGATAAAAACAGTAATAACGCGACTGGTTTTTCTTTTGCCACCTCCTTTGGCGCTGCAGGTGATGCAGCCAGGCAGGCAACGTCAGCAGTAAGTACAACGGTCCAGAACAACATTCCCGGATCTGAAAAAAATGCTGCCCCTGTTTATACCCTTCCGGAAAACTCCACGCTTGTGGGTAGTCGGGCCATGACCGCGCTGTTGGGACGTATTCCCATTGATGGCAAGGTGACTGACCCTTACCCGTTCAAAGTGATGATCGGAAAAGACAACCTGACGGCAAATGGCATTGAATTGCCTGATGTACAGGGGGCGATCGTTTCGGGAACCGCTACGGGGGACTGGACGCTTTCCTGCGTACGCGGCGCCATAACAAGCATCACTTTTGTTTTTACTGATGGCACCGTTCGTACGCTTCCTTCACCTGAGGGGCAAGGCAGTAATGGTGGTAATCAGAACAGCCAGGGTGGGAATAACAGCAGTATTGGCTGGTTATCAGATGACAATGGCATTCCATGCATTTCAGGTACCCGAAAATCAAACGCTTCTACTTATCTGCCAACCATTGCCGCACTTGCAGCTGCCAGCGCAGCTGGGGACGCCGTGGCTGAAAACCAGAATACCAGCCAGACCAATGGCTATGGTGGTGTGACGTCTACGCTGACGGGGGATGCCGGTCAGGCCGTGTTGGGTAAGGCGTTATCCGGCGGTATGCGTGAGACCGTTGACTGGGTTAAAGCGCGATATGGTCAGACTTTTGACGCGATCTATGTACCGCCTGGACAGAAAGTGGCTTTACATATCACTCGTCAGTTGGCGATTGATTATGAAGAAAAAGGCCGCAAGGTGAAATATGACGATTTCAGCCTCGCTGGTAGCAGCACGGGCATGGACTGA
- a CDS encoding DUF7446 family protein has translation MQNNKNLEYRVDYTPLGGRLFAGFVRCDNGKWEGSRHEVTEQALLAVGKKLLSEGNGMQMQLPDGRVIRLSAVISDSDEAEVHVAQF, from the coding sequence ATGCAGAACAATAAAAACCTCGAGTATCGGGTGGACTATACGCCACTGGGTGGCCGTCTCTTTGCCGGTTTTGTCAGGTGTGATAATGGCAAATGGGAAGGTAGCAGGCATGAAGTCACCGAACAGGCCCTGCTCGCTGTCGGAAAGAAGCTTCTGAGCGAGGGAAATGGAATGCAGATGCAGCTGCCTGATGGACGAGTGATTCGTCTGTCAGCTGTCATCAGTGATTCGGATGAAGCGGAGGTGCATGTTGCTCAGTTTTAA
- a CDS encoding TIGR03751 family conjugal transfer lipoprotein, which yields MLLSFNHLATVMLVVVSLALSGCSTSKEEMLPPGDSTMLELWNDGASSTHATNESRTTLRRPVTDSEREISQQVSNSYSRTQENEIQQTFPRLPNPDMVMYVFPHLAGGNTPVPGYSTVFPFYSQVQYALPGERTEDL from the coding sequence ATGTTGCTCAGTTTTAATCATCTGGCCACCGTTATGTTGGTCGTTGTATCGCTTGCCCTCTCGGGTTGCAGTACGTCAAAAGAGGAAATGTTGCCGCCTGGCGACAGCACCATGCTTGAATTATGGAACGATGGTGCATCGTCAACTCATGCTACCAACGAGAGCAGAACAACACTTCGCCGGCCAGTTACAGACAGCGAACGTGAGATCAGTCAGCAGGTCAGTAACAGCTACAGCCGCACCCAGGAAAATGAAATTCAGCAGACGTTTCCGCGTCTGCCAAATCCTGACATGGTCATGTATGTTTTTCCGCATCTGGCTGGCGGGAACACGCCGGTTCCAGGCTACAGCACCGTCTTTCCTTTCTACAGCCAGGTACAGTATGCGTTGCCTGGTGAGCGAACGGAGGATCTCTGA
- a CDS encoding conjugative transfer ATPase, translated as MAFPLFSRRRASQDAHQYGNGPFSVSGYEPLTREGQLTHSDEARLYSTAPSIIDHVPWGEYLPEHECILLDDGVSVGAVYEIIPVGTEGRPETRLDEICNIAENALQDSLPELDDHQWVVQFFCQDDSDLSTYMDTIRGYVRPRAQGTAFTKAWLAEQERHLENVAVEQGLFVDEAVTGAAWRGQIRRTRMVVYRWVETPYRDPMPPEVLLKQVCDRLTAALSGAGIRCEKQNGEQIHSWLLRWFNPAPAWVDKKTLYRCAKHSDHAPGDLPLLNDFSESLWFTRPRSDAESGVWWFDDVAHKAVPVARLRTAPSTGHLTGEVKRGDNVNAIMDLLPEGTVLAMTLVVQPQDKLEESFASLSRNSMGENVDSLRAREDAATARNFLGNKHKLYRAAITLLIKAQDKETLDKRYLDLSSKLLNCGMEPINPEHDIGPLSSYMRALPMCFNPQMDKHNWYTRLMFVQHFACLAPIYGRDTGTGHPGVTFWNRGGGPLSVDPLNKNDRTQNAHLLLFGPTGAGKSATALDKLAQMVAIYRPRIFLLEAGNSFGLFGDYCNSLGLSVHRVSIKPGKVISLAPFGDSHLLMQAKPETLVTSEEALPDIDEDDEDKDEERDILGEMEIAARLMITGGEAAEEERMTRADRGMIREAILIAARKAFDENRQMLPEDLMFSLENIARDVSMGEDGREKRTPARRARAEEMAEALRMFTEGFEGELFNRPGAQWPEADVTIVDLGTLAREGYEAQMAVAVISLLNTINNIAEREQFSDRDIIVPIDEAHIVTANPLLGPYATKIVKMWRKLGSWLWLFTQNLEDFPDTAKKMLNMAEWWICLVMPPDEVEQIARFKTLTEEQKAMLLSATKLPRKYTEGVILSRKVQALFRAVPPSLYLALGMTEKEEKAERRAIMNELNCSELEAAFHVARRLDEKRGIGTIQGTI; from the coding sequence ATGGCTTTCCCTTTATTTAGCCGACGTCGAGCGTCTCAGGATGCTCATCAGTACGGTAACGGTCCGTTTTCCGTCAGTGGGTATGAACCGCTTACCCGGGAAGGGCAACTGACTCATTCAGATGAAGCGCGTCTGTATTCCACGGCACCTTCCATTATCGATCATGTTCCCTGGGGTGAGTATTTGCCAGAGCATGAATGTATTCTGCTTGACGATGGCGTATCCGTTGGGGCCGTGTATGAGATTATCCCTGTGGGCACTGAAGGGCGCCCGGAAACACGTCTGGACGAGATCTGCAATATCGCTGAGAACGCCCTACAGGACAGTCTCCCTGAACTGGATGATCACCAATGGGTGGTACAGTTTTTCTGCCAGGATGACTCTGATCTCTCTACTTATATGGATACTATCAGAGGCTATGTCAGGCCAAGAGCTCAGGGAACTGCATTCACGAAAGCCTGGCTGGCTGAACAGGAGCGCCACCTAGAAAATGTGGCGGTGGAACAGGGGCTTTTTGTAGACGAGGCTGTCACAGGGGCCGCCTGGAGAGGGCAAATTCGCAGAACGCGCATGGTGGTTTACCGTTGGGTTGAGACACCTTATCGTGACCCCATGCCACCGGAGGTGCTGCTGAAACAGGTCTGCGATCGCCTGACTGCAGCACTGAGCGGTGCCGGTATCCGGTGCGAAAAGCAGAACGGCGAGCAAATCCATAGTTGGCTGTTGCGCTGGTTCAACCCGGCGCCGGCGTGGGTCGATAAGAAAACATTGTATCGTTGCGCAAAACACTCCGATCATGCACCGGGCGATTTGCCTCTTCTGAATGATTTCAGCGAAAGCCTCTGGTTTACCCGCCCGCGAAGTGATGCCGAAAGCGGTGTGTGGTGGTTTGATGATGTGGCACATAAAGCTGTTCCGGTTGCCCGCCTGCGTACTGCACCTTCTACCGGTCATCTGACGGGGGAGGTAAAACGTGGTGATAATGTGAATGCCATTATGGATCTGCTACCGGAAGGGACAGTTCTGGCCATGACCCTGGTGGTTCAGCCTCAGGACAAGCTTGAAGAAAGTTTTGCGAGCCTTAGCCGCAATTCAATGGGGGAGAATGTTGATTCCCTGCGTGCTCGCGAAGACGCTGCTACAGCGCGTAATTTCCTGGGAAACAAACACAAGCTTTACCGTGCGGCCATCACACTGCTTATCAAGGCTCAGGACAAGGAAACACTCGATAAACGGTATCTTGATCTCAGCAGTAAATTACTGAACTGTGGGATGGAACCGATAAATCCAGAACACGATATTGGTCCTCTCAGCAGTTATATGCGTGCGTTACCTATGTGCTTTAACCCTCAAATGGATAAACACAACTGGTACACGCGCCTTATGTTTGTACAGCATTTTGCATGTCTCGCCCCTATTTATGGTCGCGACACCGGTACTGGTCACCCGGGGGTTACGTTCTGGAATCGTGGTGGTGGCCCCCTGTCCGTAGATCCACTTAATAAAAATGACCGTACCCAGAATGCGCACCTGCTGCTTTTCGGGCCGACAGGTGCCGGTAAATCTGCCACTGCGCTCGATAAACTGGCTCAGATGGTGGCAATCTACCGCCCCCGTATATTTTTGCTGGAAGCGGGTAACAGCTTCGGTCTGTTTGGAGATTACTGTAATTCGCTGGGGCTCTCAGTGCACCGTGTCAGTATCAAGCCTGGTAAGGTTATTTCACTTGCTCCGTTTGGCGATTCACATCTGCTCATGCAGGCGAAACCTGAGACGTTAGTGACAAGCGAAGAGGCCCTCCCTGACATTGATGAAGATGATGAGGACAAGGACGAAGAACGTGACATTCTGGGTGAAATGGAGATTGCAGCGCGGTTGATGATCACCGGTGGTGAAGCAGCAGAAGAGGAGCGAATGACACGCGCCGACCGCGGTATGATTCGTGAGGCGATACTCATTGCGGCTCGTAAAGCGTTTGACGAAAACCGCCAGATGCTACCGGAAGATTTAATGTTCTCGCTTGAGAACATTGCCCGCGATGTCAGCATGGGAGAAGACGGCCGCGAGAAACGCACGCCAGCGCGACGTGCGCGAGCTGAAGAGATGGCAGAAGCATTACGCATGTTTACCGAAGGTTTTGAAGGGGAGTTGTTTAACCGTCCGGGCGCGCAATGGCCAGAGGCAGACGTGACTATTGTTGATTTAGGTACGCTGGCGCGTGAAGGCTATGAAGCTCAGATGGCCGTTGCTGTCATCTCGCTGCTTAATACGATTAACAACATCGCAGAAAGGGAACAGTTCAGCGATCGGGATATCATTGTGCCAATCGACGAAGCGCATATTGTAACTGCTAACCCGCTGTTGGGCCCGTATGCAACCAAAATTGTCAAAATGTGGCGTAAGCTCGGATCATGGCTGTGGTTGTTCACACAGAACCTGGAGGATTTCCCTGACACTGCGAAAAAAATGCTCAATATGGCGGAGTGGTGGATCTGCCTCGTTATGCCACCTGATGAAGTTGAACAAATAGCGCGATTTAAGACGCTCACAGAAGAGCAGAAGGCGATGCTGTTGTCCGCGACAAAACTTCCGAGAAAATACACAGAGGGAGTTATTTTGTCCCGTAAGGTACAGGCGTTGTTTCGTGCGGTCCCCCCCAGTTTGTACCTGGCGCTGGGAATGACTGAAAAAGAGGAAAAAGCCGAAAGACGGGCCATTATGAATGAATTAAATTGCTCGGAGCTTGAGGCCGCATTTCACGTTGCGCGCCGCCTCGATGAGAAACGTGGCATTGGCACTATTCAGGGGACAATATGA
- a CDS encoding TIGR03757 family integrating conjugative element protein, producing MKMPFCCLAALFLSVGASAGTVIYTDSSHTIAANPGPDVSVVELDAPERAQADIFGQLSADPVLAEQRARAVISSPNFRQQQQLAEAYAGVTHAWSLGLEKYPAVVFDDVFVVYGTTDVNEATRQLAAWKEKNR from the coding sequence ATGAAAATGCCATTTTGCTGCCTGGCAGCACTGTTCCTTTCCGTCGGTGCCAGTGCCGGCACAGTGATATATACCGACTCCTCTCATACCATAGCAGCAAATCCTGGTCCGGATGTCTCCGTTGTTGAGCTCGATGCGCCCGAACGTGCACAGGCGGACATTTTCGGTCAGTTATCTGCCGATCCCGTTCTTGCAGAACAACGTGCCCGGGCAGTGATCTCTTCCCCGAATTTCCGGCAGCAGCAACAACTGGCGGAAGCTTATGCGGGTGTCACTCATGCCTGGTCCCTCGGCCTGGAAAAATACCCGGCTGTGGTTTTTGATGACGTCTTTGTTGTCTACGGTACGACTGATGTCAACGAGGCAACCCGTCAGCTCGCTGCCTGGAAGGAGAAGAACCGATGA
- a CDS encoding TIGR03756 family integrating conjugative element protein, protein MKSFSFRPRRLAIATLLVCSGTMASVNTANLLASAASTDCISWRVSGICYWLLCTPFGCTVKTSVKVTHFIPEAVVSAYLNPGDNPWTEMSTVSNAASGAEGSLLESVTGVSTGGGRQEMKAPGERKQNLHFYYGDAYGHPATKVIGGMVPGYSCDSAATPFMPYFNSSLDALVWRTGVPETLYPEALIPGQREIGETTSGNMWGNVYPRSGFVTQTDSYKSAAVVVQRVADVITRSGQLHVYNPLTGQKSPGYWPPEPVKENTGTKNHKWQRLSPQLSQTCAVFPDTNGQIAQDGNYAWALWQPYSCCKRRGQTFLSSTDFS, encoded by the coding sequence ATGAAATCTTTCTCCTTCCGCCCACGTCGACTGGCGATCGCCACATTGCTGGTTTGTTCCGGCACCATGGCCAGCGTCAATACAGCGAATCTTCTGGCCAGCGCGGCAAGTACAGACTGTATCAGCTGGCGTGTCAGTGGTATCTGCTACTGGTTATTGTGTACCCCATTTGGTTGCACGGTGAAAACCTCGGTGAAAGTGACACATTTCATTCCGGAGGCTGTGGTATCGGCTTACCTCAACCCCGGAGATAACCCCTGGACTGAAATGTCCACAGTTAGTAACGCCGCCAGCGGTGCTGAAGGTTCTCTGCTGGAAAGTGTGACGGGTGTGAGTACGGGGGGCGGTCGTCAGGAGATGAAAGCTCCCGGGGAACGTAAGCAGAACCTGCATTTCTATTACGGCGACGCCTATGGCCATCCAGCAACAAAAGTCATTGGCGGTATGGTGCCGGGCTATTCATGCGACAGTGCTGCCACTCCTTTCATGCCCTATTTCAACAGCTCACTGGATGCTCTGGTCTGGCGAACGGGTGTCCCGGAGACCCTTTATCCCGAAGCACTCATCCCCGGGCAACGAGAAATCGGGGAAACCACATCCGGCAATATGTGGGGGAACGTTTATCCACGTAGCGGGTTTGTCACCCAGACAGACAGTTACAAATCAGCAGCGGTTGTAGTTCAGCGTGTCGCTGACGTCATTACCCGCTCCGGCCAGCTCCACGTCTACAACCCCCTTACGGGACAGAAGTCCCCGGGTTACTGGCCACCCGAGCCGGTAAAAGAAAATACCGGCACCAAAAACCACAAATGGCAGCGACTTTCGCCTCAGTTGTCCCAGACCTGTGCAGTGTTTCCCGACACCAATGGCCAGATTGCCCAGGACGGTAACTATGCCTGGGCATTGTGGCAACCGTACAGCTGCTGCAAACGTCGCGGCCAGACGTTCCTTTCCAGCACCGATTTCTCATAA